The genomic window GCCCATTCTCGTTTGTAACTCTTCTGGAGATAAGCCTAAATCGGCATAATCGGCACCAACGAAAATCATCATAAAATTTTTCATATTATATATTTTTAAGGTTTATATAATTAAGACGTTTACCAAAATGTAAAAGGGGACCGTTTTTCAAAATAAATTATAACTTTTTAAAAACTGCTTCAATTTTAATTTGGGCGTTTCCCTCTGGGGCAGGCTTTCACGACTCGCTCCCTCCTATCGTCGGGGAGCTCAAACAGGCCGTTCAATCCTTAACGCGAGTGTAGGCTTAAAGTTATTTTTTAACTTTTAATTTAACGAATATAACCCAAAATCCATTCAAACTCAAAACTTCATAAAACAAAAAAAAAGACCACCTGGGAATTTCAGATGGTCTCTTTAAAAATATATTTTAAACTCTTATTCTCCTAAAAATGGGTAACGGTAATCTTTAGGTGTAACAAAAGTTTCTTTTATCATTCTAGGCGATACCCAACGTAATAAGTTTTGAGCGCTTCCGGCTTTATCATTTGTTCCAGATGCTCTAGCACCTCCAAATGGTTGTTGCCCAACAACAGCTCCTGTTGGTTTATCGTTAATATAGAAATTACCAGCACAATTTTGTAAAGCTTCTGTAGCTTGTGTTACAGCATATCTATCGGTAGATAAAATAGCTCCCGTTAATGCATAATCACTAGTTTCATCAACTAACTTCAACGTTTCCGCGTAAGCGTCATCCTCATACACATAAATAGTAATTACAGGGCCAAATAACTCTGTAGACATGGTTGTGTATTTAGGGTTTGTTGTAAGTATAACAGTTGGTTCAATAAAGTATCCTTTGCTTTTATCGTAACCACCACCAACAATAATTTCTGCATCAGCATCCGCTTTTGCTTGGTCTATATATTTAGCTAATTTATCGAAAGAACCTTCGTGAATAACCGCTGTAATAAAGTTGCTCATATCTTCTGGAGAACCCATTTTAAAAGAATTCACATCTTCGATTACAAATTTCTTTACATCATTCCATAAACTTTGAGGAACATAAGCACGAGATGCCGCACTACATTTTTGACCTTGAAATTCGAAAGCTCCACGAACAATAGCTGTTGCTACTTGCTTAGCATTTGCAGATTTGTGAGCTACAATAAAATCTTTTCCTCCTGTTTCCCCAACAATTTTCGGGTATGTTTTATAGTTATGAATGTTATTTCCTATTTGTTTCCAAAGTTCCTTGAAAATAAAAGTAGACCCTGTAAAGTGTAATCCAGAAAAATCTGGGCTAGCTAATACTGTATCTGTAATCATTACTGGATCGCCAAAAACAACATTAATAACACCTGCAGGAACTCCTGCTTCTTCAAAAACATCCATAATAACTTTAGCAGAATATACTTGGCTATCACTTGGTTTCCATACTACAACATTACCCAT from Algibacter sp. L1A34 includes these protein-coding regions:
- the pruA gene encoding L-glutamate gamma-semialdehyde dehydrogenase, which produces MGKGFFNVPVAVNEPVKSYAPGSPERTAVLETYKAMFNSKVDVPLYINGQDVETGNTRTMSPPHDHKHVVGTYHVAEQKHIEDAISTALEARKSWSLMPWEQRAGIFLKAAELIAGPYRAKINAATMIAQSKNIYQAEIDAACELIDFLRFNVQFMSDIYMEQPKSTSDAWNRVEYRPLEGFTYAVTPFNFTAIAGNLPACMALMGNVVVWKPSDSQVYSAKVIMDVFEEAGVPAGVINVVFGDPVMITDTVLASPDFSGLHFTGSTFIFKELWKQIGNNIHNYKTYPKIVGETGGKDFIVAHKSANAKQVATAIVRGAFEFQGQKCSAASRAYVPQSLWNDVKKFVIEDVNSFKMGSPEDMSNFITAVIHEGSFDKLAKYIDQAKADADAEIIVGGGYDKSKGYFIEPTVILTTNPKYTTMSTELFGPVITIYVYEDDAYAETLKLVDETSDYALTGAILSTDRYAVTQATEALQNCAGNFYINDKPTGAVVGQQPFGGARASGTNDKAGSAQNLLRWVSPRMIKETFVTPKDYRYPFLGE